A single window of Usitatibacter rugosus DNA harbors:
- a CDS encoding DMT family transporter: MSNLQLFVGCVAIWGSTWLAITYQLGSVEPEASVTYRFLLASLLLFAYCAARRLPLRYPAREHLWMALFGILMFSVSYICVYYAEQRIVSGLVAVGYSASPLLGMLGQRAFFGTPMTRKMALGSVLGIAGITLVFWPEFAHFSQGANPVAGAIFTGLAVLLSTFGNMVAHRNHDAKIPVWQGMAWGMLYGSVFSAAWTLAAGKGFGFEATPAYVLSLLYLVVLGSILAFAGFLTLLGRIGPARSGYIGVMVPIVALVISAAFEDFRWHALTWVGIAVSVAGNVVILRRA, translated from the coding sequence GTGTCGAACCTCCAGCTTTTCGTCGGCTGCGTCGCGATCTGGGGCTCGACCTGGCTCGCCATCACGTACCAGCTCGGTAGCGTCGAGCCCGAGGCGAGCGTCACCTATCGCTTCCTGCTGGCCTCGCTGCTGCTGTTCGCCTATTGCGCGGCGCGCCGCTTGCCGCTGCGCTATCCGGCGCGCGAGCACCTGTGGATGGCGCTCTTCGGCATCCTCATGTTCAGCGTGAGCTACATCTGCGTGTACTACGCGGAGCAGCGCATCGTCTCGGGCCTGGTGGCGGTCGGTTACTCCGCGAGCCCGCTGCTGGGCATGCTCGGCCAGCGCGCCTTCTTCGGCACGCCGATGACGCGCAAGATGGCGCTGGGCTCGGTGCTGGGCATCGCCGGCATCACGCTCGTGTTCTGGCCCGAGTTCGCGCACTTCAGCCAGGGCGCCAATCCGGTGGCCGGCGCGATCTTCACGGGGCTTGCGGTCCTGCTCTCGACGTTCGGAAACATGGTGGCCCACAGGAACCACGACGCGAAGATCCCGGTCTGGCAAGGAATGGCCTGGGGCATGCTCTATGGATCGGTTTTCTCGGCGGCGTGGACGCTCGCGGCGGGCAAGGGCTTCGGCTTCGAGGCCACGCCCGCGTACGTGCTCTCGCTGCTCTACCTCGTGGTGCTCGGCTCGATCCTCGCCTTCGCGGGTTTCCTCACGCTGCTCGGGCGCATCGGCCCGGCACGCTCGGGGTACATCGGCGTGATGGTGCCGATCGTGGCGCTCGTCATCTCCGCCGCGTTCGAGGACTTCCGCTGGCACGCGCTCACGTGGGTCGGCATCGCCGTGTCGGTTGCGGGCAATGTGGTCATCCTTCGACGCGCGTAG
- a CDS encoding thioesterase family protein: protein MAVTPYSKLLAGIALGEGAASVDVPEDWLQGRTLFGGLQAAIALAAMRTLAPAWALRSLQVTFLAPVPGGRVQARARVLRSSKNTMHVEGRLVDGDTTLALLIGVFGVGRDSAVTLHPTQPAAPAPPTGPAIELLRLPGIVPNFTQHFDARWLAGNLPFTGAANPVNVIELGMRDSGPATEAHVVAMADFIPPIALSFLKERVAAASLTWMLELLADDVSALPLTGWRIDAQMTSAGGGYTSQSLVLWGPGGLPVALGRQTMVVFA from the coding sequence ATGGCCGTCACGCCGTATTCGAAGCTGCTCGCCGGAATTGCCTTGGGCGAGGGGGCAGCGAGCGTCGACGTGCCGGAGGACTGGCTACAGGGGAGGACGCTCTTCGGTGGCCTGCAAGCCGCGATCGCGCTGGCGGCCATGCGCACGCTGGCGCCCGCGTGGGCGCTCCGAAGCCTGCAGGTCACGTTCCTCGCGCCGGTGCCGGGCGGCCGCGTGCAGGCCAGGGCTCGGGTGCTTCGCAGCAGCAAGAACACGATGCATGTCGAAGGCCGGCTGGTGGACGGCGACACCACGCTCGCGCTCCTGATCGGTGTCTTTGGCGTCGGGCGAGATTCGGCGGTGACGCTTCATCCCACACAACCTGCGGCACCCGCCCCGCCCACGGGGCCCGCGATCGAGCTGCTGCGCCTGCCGGGCATCGTGCCCAACTTCACGCAGCACTTCGACGCGCGCTGGCTCGCGGGCAACCTTCCGTTCACGGGGGCCGCGAATCCGGTCAACGTGATCGAGCTCGGCATGCGCGACAGCGGTCCCGCCACCGAGGCGCACGTGGTGGCGATGGCCGACTTCATTCCACCGATTGCGCTGTCGTTCCTGAAGGAACGCGTCGCGGCGGCATCGCTCACGTGGATGCTGGAGCTGCTGGCCGACGACGTGAGCGCGCTGCCGCTCACCGGCTGGCGCATCGATGCGCAGATGACCTCGGCCGGTGGGGGCTACACGAGCCAGTCGCTCGTGCTGTGGGGTCCAGGCGGCCTGCCGGTGGCCCTCGGCCGGCAGACCATGGTTGTCTTCGCCTAG
- a CDS encoding GAF domain-containing protein: MFAVSPAPTAASALEDLAGLARALLEGERDATANAANLSALIFHTLPELNWAGFYWMKGGELVLGPFQGKPACVRIALGKGVCGTAAQQKRTVVVPDVHAFPGHIACDSASNSEVVVPVMKGGRVIGVLDVDSPRLARFGDAEAKALEEVARIFVESSDLD, translated from the coding sequence ATGTTCGCCGTTTCACCCGCTCCCACCGCCGCTTCCGCCCTCGAGGACCTCGCTGGCCTGGCGCGAGCCCTCCTGGAAGGCGAGCGGGACGCCACCGCCAACGCGGCCAACCTCTCGGCACTGATCTTCCACACCCTGCCCGAGCTCAACTGGGCCGGCTTCTACTGGATGAAGGGTGGGGAGCTGGTGCTGGGCCCGTTCCAGGGCAAGCCGGCGTGCGTGCGCATCGCGCTCGGCAAGGGCGTGTGCGGCACGGCCGCGCAGCAGAAGCGCACCGTCGTCGTCCCCGACGTGCACGCGTTCCCCGGGCACATCGCCTGCGACAGCGCTTCCAACAGCGAGGTCGTCGTCCCCGTGATGAAGGGCGGGCGCGTCATCGGCGTGCTGGATGTGGATAGCCCCAGGCTCGCGCGCTTCGGTGACGCCGAAGCGAAGGCCCTCGAGGAAGTCGCCCGCATCTTCGTGGAGTCGTCCGACCTCGACTGA
- a CDS encoding peroxiredoxin — protein sequence MTIKVGDRLPEGTLQEFIEVEGNGCTIGPNTFKVEDMVKGKKIAVFALPGAFTPTCSAKHVPSYLTNLDALKGKGVDEVWCISVNDAFVMGAWSKDQKAGGKIRFMADGSADYTKKLGLTLDLTARGLGVRSNRYSMLVEDGVVKTLNVEGPGKFEVSDGATMLKQA from the coding sequence ATGACGATCAAGGTCGGCGACCGCCTGCCCGAGGGCACGCTGCAGGAATTCATCGAGGTCGAAGGCAACGGCTGCACCATCGGCCCCAACACCTTCAAGGTCGAGGACATGGTGAAGGGCAAGAAGATCGCGGTGTTCGCGCTGCCCGGCGCCTTCACGCCCACCTGCTCGGCGAAGCACGTGCCGAGCTACCTCACGAACCTGGACGCGCTGAAGGGCAAGGGCGTGGACGAGGTGTGGTGCATCTCGGTGAACGACGCCTTCGTGATGGGCGCGTGGTCGAAGGACCAGAAGGCCGGCGGCAAGATCCGCTTCATGGCCGACGGCAGCGCCGACTACACGAAGAAGCTCGGCCTCACGCTCGACCTCACGGCGCGCGGCCTGGGTGTGCGCAGCAACCGCTACTCGATGCTCGTGGAAGACGGCGTCGTGAAGACGCTCAACGTCGAAGGTCCGGGCAAGTTCGAAGTGTCCGACGGCGCCACGATGCTGAAGCAGGCCTAG
- a CDS encoding LysE family transporter: MDLHVWLTYFLAAIVLSLTPGPGVFSSIRSGLHHGVRLGAWNAVGMQVANMIHVTIVAVGLGALLLASETLFTVIKWLGVAYLIYLGIVTWRSEPKRFEDEPDADTTVRAVFLHGFLVNLTNPKGIIFFVAILPQFIDVTRPVALQYTVLAITTFLVDLVIMIGYTALAARVLRVMKDQSKLRWVNRGLGGLFVATGLALASFRRAAHAAP, from the coding sequence ATGGACCTCCACGTCTGGCTCACCTACTTCCTCGCCGCCATCGTGCTCTCGCTCACGCCGGGGCCGGGCGTCTTCTCGAGCATCCGCAGCGGCCTGCACCATGGCGTGCGGCTCGGTGCGTGGAACGCGGTCGGCATGCAAGTGGCGAACATGATCCACGTCACCATCGTGGCCGTCGGCCTGGGCGCCCTGCTGCTGGCCTCCGAGACGCTCTTCACCGTAATCAAGTGGCTGGGCGTGGCGTACCTGATCTACCTGGGCATCGTCACCTGGCGCTCGGAGCCGAAGCGCTTCGAGGACGAACCGGATGCGGATACGACCGTGCGAGCGGTCTTCCTGCACGGCTTCCTCGTGAACCTCACCAACCCGAAGGGCATCATCTTCTTCGTGGCGATCCTGCCGCAGTTCATCGACGTCACGCGCCCGGTCGCGCTGCAGTACACGGTGCTCGCGATCACGACGTTCCTCGTGGACCTCGTGATCATGATCGGCTACACCGCGCTCGCCGCTCGCGTGCTGCGCGTGATGAAGGACCAATCGAAGCTCCGCTGGGTGAACCGCGGGCTGGGCGGCCTCTTCGTGGCCACCGGCCTCGCGCTCGCCAGCTTCCGCCGCGCGGCGCACGCCGCGCCCTGA
- a CDS encoding Ig-like domain-containing protein, translating into MTCIQRLVATFVALALLLAASASQASLWFGDDHGLHRVDPTTNVALSHIATAEPVAVAIDPMTGAVWSVTRTRVTRHTQDGTQVFSRTLASYADNIGNGRRIAVNAEDGSAWVGSDRRLLHLARDGSLFSSVPGEVTDLAIAPDDSAWVLDTDRDELRHYDSLGALLTRTALGGASRRALSLALDSSRGYLWLGGDDALVQRSLANPSQVLRTIDTPHEVNAFSLDEKTGELWVLGDNSFHGYRANGTRFESENLGNDGVVDPRALAFDPDTQALWIGHRRGVTRFSRNGQRLATVPADHAGAIAVSRAALYFTPAIHGVSPNGPITKTQSPIVFRYDALCSGSSCGFPPEFFASYSIIATLDGASIGPFTFDPVSGETRHTPATPLSQGPHTVRAQAVDADGRISQPAELTFTLDSEGPSLTALSPPSGATFTTQPITVMGAFDPSAVLVGMSNLSPIPGNAFSFQVPLEIGAREYRLGAIDALGNQTTIFLTYTYDPPNAKPTVSIWTPFEGQVFSPGPASFDIGADAADSDGTVVSVEFFLDGVSVGISTAQFPSVSLTDVPAGLHTLTARATDNRGGVGLSAPVQVRVNATPTVSIVEPANGATVGQSFPLRALLWDDDDDLLYVELLVNGESVALYFGSPPELEISAFIDGVGVHTVALRVMDSRFVITTSESIQVTVVP; encoded by the coding sequence ATGACTTGCATCCAACGCCTCGTCGCAACGTTCGTTGCGCTCGCGCTTCTCCTCGCCGCTTCCGCCTCGCAAGCCTCGCTCTGGTTCGGTGACGACCACGGACTGCATCGCGTCGATCCCACGACCAACGTTGCCTTAAGCCACATTGCCACTGCCGAGCCGGTTGCCGTCGCGATCGACCCGATGACCGGGGCGGTGTGGTCCGTCACCCGGACGCGCGTCACCCGGCACACCCAAGACGGCACGCAAGTCTTCAGCCGGACGCTCGCGTCCTACGCCGACAACATCGGCAACGGCCGGCGGATCGCGGTGAATGCCGAAGACGGTTCGGCATGGGTCGGCAGCGATCGGCGGCTGCTCCATCTCGCTCGCGACGGATCGCTGTTCTCCTCGGTGCCCGGTGAGGTGACGGATCTCGCGATCGCGCCGGACGATTCGGCCTGGGTGCTCGATACGGACCGCGACGAGCTGCGCCACTACGACAGCCTGGGCGCCTTGCTCACGCGCACCGCACTCGGCGGTGCTTCGCGGCGCGCGCTCTCCCTCGCCCTCGATAGCTCCCGTGGCTACCTGTGGCTGGGCGGTGACGACGCACTGGTGCAACGCAGCCTCGCGAATCCTTCGCAAGTGCTGCGCACGATCGACACGCCGCACGAGGTGAATGCCTTCTCGCTCGATGAAAAGACGGGCGAGCTATGGGTGCTGGGCGACAACTCTTTCCACGGCTACCGCGCCAACGGCACGCGCTTCGAATCCGAGAATCTCGGCAACGACGGCGTGGTCGATCCGCGCGCACTGGCCTTCGATCCCGACACGCAGGCGTTGTGGATTGGCCACCGCCGGGGCGTCACGCGCTTCTCCCGCAACGGACAGCGCCTTGCCACGGTGCCCGCGGATCACGCGGGGGCGATCGCCGTTTCGCGGGCTGCGCTCTACTTCACACCCGCTATCCATGGCGTCTCGCCCAACGGGCCCATCACCAAGACCCAGTCGCCGATCGTGTTCAGGTACGACGCTCTGTGCTCGGGAAGCAGCTGTGGTTTCCCGCCCGAGTTCTTCGCGTCGTATTCGATCATCGCCACGCTCGACGGCGCGAGCATCGGCCCCTTCACCTTCGATCCGGTCAGTGGCGAGACGCGCCATACGCCGGCTACGCCGCTCTCGCAGGGCCCGCACACGGTGAGGGCGCAAGCGGTCGATGCGGATGGGCGGATCTCGCAACCGGCCGAGCTCACGTTCACGCTCGACAGCGAGGGCCCGTCGCTCACGGCGTTGTCACCGCCGAGCGGCGCCACGTTCACGACGCAGCCGATCACCGTCATGGGAGCGTTCGATCCTTCGGCCGTATTGGTTGGAATGTCCAACTTGTCGCCGATCCCCGGCAACGCGTTCAGCTTCCAGGTTCCGCTCGAGATCGGCGCGCGCGAGTACCGGCTGGGCGCGATCGACGCGCTCGGCAACCAGACGACTATTTTCCTGACCTATACGTACGACCCGCCGAATGCGAAACCGACGGTGTCGATCTGGACGCCTTTCGAGGGGCAGGTTTTCTCGCCGGGGCCGGCTTCCTTCGACATCGGTGCCGACGCCGCGGACAGCGACGGCACGGTGGTGAGCGTCGAGTTCTTCCTGGACGGCGTGTCGGTTGGAATCTCCACCGCGCAGTTCCCCAGCGTGAGCCTCACGGATGTGCCGGCGGGGCTCCACACACTGACCGCCCGCGCGACGGACAATCGCGGCGGCGTGGGCCTTTCGGCCCCGGTGCAGGTGCGAGTCAACGCAACGCCCACGGTGTCGATCGTCGAGCCGGCGAACGGAGCGACGGTTGGCCAGTCCTTCCCGCTCCGCGCTCTCTTGTGGGATGACGACGACGACTTGCTGTACGTCGAATTGCTGGTCAACGGCGAGTCGGTTGCCCTCTACTTCGGTTCGCCACCCGAGCTCGAGATATCTGCGTTCATCGATGGGGTCGGCGTTCACACGGTCGCCCTGCGCGTGATGGATTCTCGATTCGTGATCACGACCTCGGAGTCCATCCAGGTCACGGTCGTGCCATGA
- a CDS encoding SDR family oxidoreductase — MKDDVVVITGASKGIGAELAEQLAARGASLSLAARNNEELEAIAVRCRAKGAKVIAVKADVGVEADCKAMVDATIAAFGRIDTLVNNAGATMWARFEDIGDMSILQRIMQVNYMGAVYCTHYALPHLKASKGRLVGVSSLAGRTGVPTRTGYAASKHAMTGFFDSLRIELDGSGVTVTMIYPGFVSTGIRENASGPDGKPIAVSPVKEGEVMGVEECARIIVEAMQTRKREVIMTARGKIGLWLKLVAPGMIDRIAKRAIETGR, encoded by the coding sequence ATGAAAGATGACGTCGTCGTGATAACTGGCGCCTCGAAGGGCATCGGCGCCGAGCTCGCGGAGCAGCTTGCGGCTCGTGGCGCATCGCTGTCACTGGCAGCGAGGAACAACGAGGAACTCGAGGCCATCGCGGTTCGCTGCCGCGCCAAGGGCGCGAAGGTCATTGCCGTGAAGGCCGACGTCGGCGTCGAGGCCGACTGCAAGGCGATGGTCGACGCGACCATCGCCGCCTTCGGCCGCATCGACACGCTCGTGAACAACGCCGGCGCCACCATGTGGGCGCGCTTCGAGGACATCGGCGACATGTCGATCCTGCAGCGGATCATGCAGGTGAACTACATGGGTGCGGTGTACTGCACGCATTACGCCCTCCCCCACCTCAAGGCATCGAAGGGCCGGCTGGTGGGTGTCTCCTCGCTCGCAGGCCGCACGGGCGTCCCGACGCGCACCGGGTACGCGGCGAGCAAGCACGCGATGACGGGCTTCTTCGATTCGCTGCGCATCGAACTGGACGGCTCCGGCGTCACCGTCACGATGATCTACCCGGGCTTCGTCTCCACCGGCATCCGCGAGAACGCGAGCGGCCCCGACGGCAAGCCCATCGCCGTGAGCCCGGTGAAGGAAGGCGAGGTCATGGGCGTGGAGGAATGCGCGCGCATCATCGTCGAAGCGATGCAAACCCGGAAGCGCGAAGTGATCATGACCGCACGCGGTAAAATAGGACTTTGGCTGAAGCTCGTCGCCCCGGGGATGATCGACCGGATCGCCAAGCGCGCCATCGAAACGGGACGCTGA
- a CDS encoding S9 family peptidase translates to MPIHRALGALLLCAALPLMAQTIDPTAAKPPSAEKKPKVMTKFGDRRVDNYFWLREKDNAATIDYLKAENAYREAVMKPLEGFQDRLYKEMLSRIKETDESVPYRRKGYWYYQREVEGKQYPIYCRRKGTMEAPEEVILDVNVLAEGKKFTSVGLMDLSPDQTKLAYTVDFTGFRQYTLHVKDLATGTLSTERIERVTSATWAADGKTLFYVEEHPENKRSYRLHRHVLGDKDSTLVYEEKDELYDIGVGETRSEKYIVMLSQAKDTTEVLVVPSDTPTAPLQVIEKRKKGHEYFVDHHDGDFFIRTNDKGKNFRVVRTAVTAPGQKNWKQVVAPRQLVMVEDIDMFRDFWVAQERDNGLLKLRVFDFASGKSHYLEVPEQVYQTSGSVNPEYDTGTYRFVYESMVTPRSWYDYDIGKREKKLLKQQPVLGGYDPSQYASEQLVATAKDGTKVPISIVYKKSLRNGPQPLLLYGYGSYGIPMDPNFRSSRISLLDRGMVYAIAHIRGGGDRGKLWYDDGKLLKKKHTFTDFVDSADFLVKKGWTAPDKLVIQGGSAGGLLMGAVTNMRPDLFKAVVSQVPFVDVMSTMLDASLPLTVGEYLEWGNPNVKTYYQYMRSYSPYDNMKKGAYPAMLIETSLNDSQVMYWEPAKYVAKLRDLKTDKSVVLLKTIMEAGHGGASGRYDALKELAFTYSFVLDQVGLAK, encoded by the coding sequence ATGCCTATCCACCGTGCGCTTGGCGCGTTGCTTCTTTGCGCCGCTCTCCCCCTCATGGCCCAGACGATCGATCCCACCGCCGCAAAGCCGCCCTCCGCCGAGAAGAAGCCGAAGGTGATGACCAAATTCGGCGACCGCCGGGTGGACAACTACTTCTGGCTGCGCGAGAAGGACAACGCGGCGACCATCGACTACCTGAAGGCGGAGAACGCCTACCGCGAAGCGGTGATGAAGCCGCTCGAGGGCTTCCAGGACCGGCTCTACAAGGAGATGCTCTCGCGCATCAAGGAAACGGACGAGAGCGTTCCCTACCGCCGCAAGGGCTACTGGTACTACCAGCGCGAGGTCGAGGGCAAGCAGTACCCGATCTATTGCCGCCGCAAGGGCACGATGGAGGCACCGGAGGAAGTGATCCTCGACGTGAACGTGCTCGCCGAGGGCAAGAAGTTCACGTCCGTGGGCCTGATGGATCTCAGCCCCGACCAGACGAAGCTCGCCTACACGGTCGACTTCACCGGCTTCCGCCAGTACACGCTGCACGTGAAGGACCTCGCCACCGGCACCCTCTCGACGGAGCGCATCGAGCGCGTCACGTCCGCCACCTGGGCCGCCGACGGCAAGACGCTCTTCTACGTCGAGGAGCATCCCGAGAACAAGCGCAGCTATCGTCTCCATCGCCACGTGCTCGGCGACAAGGACAGCACGCTCGTCTACGAGGAGAAGGACGAGCTCTACGACATCGGCGTGGGCGAGACGCGCAGCGAGAAGTACATCGTGATGCTCTCGCAGGCGAAGGACACGACGGAAGTCCTGGTCGTGCCTTCCGACACGCCCACCGCGCCACTGCAGGTGATCGAGAAGCGCAAGAAGGGCCACGAGTACTTCGTGGACCACCACGACGGCGACTTCTTCATCCGCACCAACGACAAGGGCAAGAACTTCCGCGTCGTGCGCACGGCGGTCACCGCGCCGGGCCAGAAGAACTGGAAGCAGGTCGTCGCCCCGCGCCAGCTCGTGATGGTCGAGGACATCGACATGTTCCGCGACTTCTGGGTGGCCCAGGAGCGCGACAACGGGCTGCTGAAGCTTCGCGTGTTCGACTTCGCCTCGGGCAAGTCGCACTACCTCGAGGTGCCGGAGCAGGTGTACCAGACGAGCGGCAGCGTGAACCCGGAATACGACACGGGCACGTACCGCTTCGTCTACGAGAGCATGGTCACGCCGCGCTCCTGGTACGACTACGACATCGGCAAGCGCGAGAAGAAGCTCCTCAAGCAGCAGCCGGTGCTGGGCGGCTACGATCCGTCCCAATATGCTTCGGAGCAGCTCGTCGCCACGGCGAAGGACGGCACGAAGGTGCCGATTTCCATCGTCTACAAGAAGTCGCTGAGAAACGGCCCGCAGCCACTGCTGCTCTACGGCTACGGCTCGTACGGCATCCCGATGGATCCGAACTTCCGCTCCTCGCGCATCTCGCTGCTGGACCGCGGGATGGTCTACGCCATCGCGCACATCCGCGGCGGCGGCGATCGCGGCAAGCTCTGGTACGACGACGGCAAGCTGCTGAAGAAGAAGCACACCTTTACCGACTTCGTGGACTCCGCCGACTTCCTCGTGAAGAAGGGCTGGACCGCGCCGGACAAGCTGGTGATCCAGGGCGGGAGCGCCGGCGGCCTGCTGATGGGCGCGGTGACCAACATGCGTCCCGATCTCTTCAAGGCCGTCGTCTCGCAGGTGCCGTTCGTGGACGTGATGAGCACCATGCTCGACGCCTCGCTGCCGCTCACGGTCGGCGAGTACCTCGAGTGGGGCAACCCGAACGTGAAGACCTACTACCAGTACATGCGCTCGTACTCGCCCTACGACAACATGAAGAAGGGCGCCTACCCGGCAATGTTGATCGAGACCTCGCTGAACGACAGCCAGGTGATGTACTGGGAGCCCGCGAAGTACGTCGCGAAGCTCCGCGACCTGAAGACGGACAAGAGCGTCGTGCTGCTGAAGACGATCATGGAGGCCGGCCACGGCGGAGCCTCCGGCCGCTACGACGCGCTGAAGGAGCTCGCGTTCACGTACTCGTTCGTCCTCGACCAGGTGGGGCTCGCGAAGTAG
- a CDS encoding DNA polymerase Y family protein, which translates to MTLRSLLVDFNSYFASVEQQVEPRLRGKPLGVVPMLADTTVCIAASVEAKQFGVKTGTKVGDAKKMCPGIEFVVARHELYIDFHHRAVATVDSIVPVRAVLSIDEMDCELTGRWSDPAFAMDIAVKVKAALRRDIGECLRTSIGIGPNTFIAKTASDMVKPDGLVMIQKSELPERLFDLPVRALSGVGKQMEKRLHEHNIRTVRDLAARSKDELHSVWGGIGGHIMYDRIRGEAIANRETETGSISHSSVLGPEGRNDENAFAVLNRLTQKAAMRLRKAGFYAGRMTLDLKYIDGGHWGKDMRLVDTQDTVAFLHVLEKLWSERPKRKRTILKVGMAFSDFVSEQDHTGSLFASEDRSKSLYKALDSLNVRFGKQAVYFASAHKARDRGGMHIAFNHIPDPKTDK; encoded by the coding sequence GTGACCCTCCGCTCACTCCTCGTCGATTTCAACTCCTACTTCGCTTCCGTCGAGCAGCAGGTCGAGCCGCGGCTGCGCGGCAAGCCGCTGGGTGTCGTGCCGATGCTGGCCGATACCACGGTGTGCATCGCGGCGAGCGTCGAGGCCAAGCAGTTCGGCGTGAAAACCGGCACCAAGGTCGGCGATGCGAAGAAGATGTGCCCCGGCATCGAGTTCGTCGTCGCGCGCCACGAGCTCTATATCGATTTCCACCACCGCGCGGTCGCGACCGTCGATTCCATCGTCCCGGTGCGCGCGGTCCTTTCCATCGACGAGATGGACTGCGAGCTCACCGGCCGCTGGAGCGATCCCGCATTCGCGATGGATATCGCGGTGAAGGTGAAGGCCGCGCTTCGCCGCGACATCGGCGAATGCCTTCGCACCTCCATCGGCATCGGGCCCAACACGTTCATCGCCAAGACGGCCTCGGACATGGTGAAGCCCGACGGCCTGGTGATGATCCAGAAGTCGGAGCTGCCCGAACGCCTGTTCGACCTTCCCGTGCGCGCCCTCTCCGGCGTCGGCAAGCAGATGGAGAAGCGGCTCCACGAGCACAACATCCGCACCGTGCGCGATCTCGCCGCGCGATCGAAGGACGAGCTGCACTCCGTCTGGGGCGGCATCGGCGGCCACATCATGTACGACCGCATCCGCGGCGAGGCCATCGCCAACCGCGAGACCGAGACGGGTTCCATCTCGCACTCGAGCGTGCTGGGGCCCGAGGGGCGCAACGACGAGAACGCCTTCGCGGTCCTCAACCGCCTCACCCAGAAGGCCGCTATGCGCCTTCGCAAGGCCGGCTTCTACGCCGGGCGGATGACCCTCGACCTCAAGTACATCGACGGCGGCCACTGGGGCAAGGACATGCGCCTCGTGGACACACAGGACACCGTCGCCTTCCTCCACGTGCTGGAGAAGCTCTGGTCGGAGCGCCCGAAGCGCAAGCGCACGATCCTCAAGGTCGGCATGGCCTTCTCCGATTTCGTCTCGGAGCAGGATCACACCGGCTCGCTCTTCGCCTCCGAGGACCGATCGAAGTCACTCTACAAGGCGCTCGATTCGCTCAACGTCCGTTTCGGCAAGCAGGCCGTGTACTTCGCGAGCGCACACAAGGCTCGTGACCGCGGCGGCATGCACATCGCCTTCAACCACATCCCCGATCCCAAGACGGATAAGTGA